ATCGGAGTTACATCGCTGCCACCTCTAGGATGTGTGCCTGCAGCCATCACAATATTTGGCACTGACAGCAACGACTGCGTggccaaattaaacaaagatgcAGTTTCATTCAATAATAAGCTAAATGCCACTTCTCAAAGCTTGCTAAATAAGCTTTCAGGACTTAATCTCCTCGTTTTTGACATCTACCAGCCTCTCTACAACCTTGTCACCAAGCCTACTGAAAATGGTATGTGCAGATTTCTTTTGCCTACTGGGCACAGGATAACAAATCCAATTAGGCCTAAGATTTGAGTTCTGTTTTTACAGGGTTCTTTGAGTCAAGGAAGGCTTGTTGTGGAACAGGGTTGCTAGAAACATCAATTCTATGCAATGCCGAGTCGGTGGGAACATGTGCAAATGCAACAGAGTATGTATTCTGGGATGGATTTCATCCCACAGAGGCTGCTAACAAAATCTTGGCTGATAATCTCCTGGAAGATGGCATCTCCCTCATATTCTAATCCTATGCTTAACAACATTTCTCTACTTGGGAGTTTGGTtgtatttgaatttatattttctatggtGGGTGTATTTGAATTTATCAAAGTGTTACGCAATATGAATAAAGTTGCTTCTATGATTTGATTCTACCACAAAAGTTCATCTAGATGACCAATATCATTACATGAACTTTGCCCCATCAATTTATGTatgttatcattaaaaaaaaattgaaaatttgtattGTTCTACCCATTCTTTAGTTgtagataaataatttaatggtctGTTTCGTAATTGTtctttaaaacagttttttattctgaagaataaaaatttgaaaaaattgtttgactaataaaaacaaataacatcttttaattgttgttttatagtgttttatgttgttttcatttatgttttaaaagctattttaaaaaatgattatacaaattgattaaaaataaaatactatacataaaaataatttgtaagatatatttaaaaataggttaaaaacattttagcttttttaataagatttatattacaaaatatcggacaacaatttttgaaaaacattctaaaaaatcgttttttaaaactattttcgaaaactaCCCAAGAACCTCATATActaaaaaactattaatttttattactaaCCATGTTAACTTAGTAAAAAAGTGATAACAACATGCAATTAGGGTTCTTTAGTTTAGAGAATTAGGAACTTAGGAttattagaaatagaaaatggaaGGGAATAAATAGGGGGACGTGGGAATCCCTAAATTTGAATGCAGGATGGCTCTCAAAATTAATATCAGAAATGAGAGTGTGTGaatcagagagagagaggggaagATGGATTACAGCCTAGCAGCGCTGAAGGTGATGTGCGGACAGCTGAGAAAGGCCAAAGAAACGACGTCGCAGAACGCCTTCACACTCGGCGGCGTCCTCTTCCAACGCGCCTGGTTACAGGGCGTTTTGGTCTCCGTCTCCGATGACGCTCAAGGCCGTTTCGTTCTCGACGACGGCACCGGCGTCATCCATCTCTCCCTCTCCGGCGATTTCCTTCACCGCAATTGGAAGATTGGTGCGTTGTTTGCTACCCCCTCTTCACTTCTCTAGCACCCTACTCTTGCGATGTTCTTCTCTAAAAAGTAACATCTGAATGTGTGTAGGCATGTATGTAATGGTGGTGGGAGGATACTTCGTCCGTTCAGGTGAACCACCCATGATTAAGGTAAACCACCCCCACCTACCCaccttttcttcttccttctcattTCTTAGATTCTAATATAATTGAATTCCAGGTACACAAGATTGTTGATCTTTCCCCGTTTCCAGATCGAGAGTCAATGTGGTATCTTGAAGTCATCGAAGCGTTCAAACTCTTCTATCAACCTCTATATGAAGAATGACAGCACCCACATAACTCTGGCTCATCTCTGGCCCCAAACCCCCACATTTTGCTTAATTCTGTATGACAAAATACCCAAATCATTTTTCCCTCCTCTCCGTCAATCTTTGTCTTGACAGTAATCCAATGTAGGATATGGGAATGCTTATGTCTTCGTCTTTACATCCATGTATATTCTTTGATATCAAtacattcttttttaaaaccttaaCTGTAGCATCAACAACTTCAGTTTTATGATTTGTATCTAATTTTATAGACCATTTTTGAACTTGTTCTTCACACAGTCCCAACCCACACTGACTAAAGCACTTGGGATTAATTATAACAAGCCATGGCTGGTCATTGTTGATGCAGCAAGTGACCCACATAACAAAATCAGTACCTCTGAACTGAACAGTTGTCTTCTTTCACTCTTGGATTTTTGTAAGGGTTCCTTAGGATTATCTTGGCTCATTTCTGAACTGGCCAGCAACAGAATGTATGGCTAGAAAAAATTGCATGCGACTATTAGTTTCATGCTGGGATGCAGAGAGAGGTCAGTGTCTTTTGCTGTGCTTTCCTGATGATTGGTAATAGTAATCCTTGTTTCTTGCAAGACAGACAAACCAGATTCCTCCTAGCAATTTCTGAAACCCACTGTTTAGATTTGTGTAAGTGAAGTTCCAAATTTGAAGAAACTTTTATGGAGTGTATGGATCAGAGCTGTGCATGATGACATGCCAAAGATGATGGAGGTGTGGAGATCTTTTGAGATTGACCAATCCATGAAAGATGATCTTCTTACAATTTGTAAGAGAAGACTACAAGAATTTCATCCATCAAGTTAAAACCTCTTTATTGAGTGGAATCTGGTTAAAGCTGTGGAATCAACTTTATTATTCAATAAGAGTAAAGATAAGTGAATTCATATAGGAAAGAGTTATCACAGACATTTAACTCCATGGGAATCATGAACACTCTTCACATCCTGTGTTCGTATAGTTTCAGTAACAAAGAGGTTATATAGAGCATGAGTATTTGTGGGAGCTGATGTCAATCATCTTGGCTCTTGGAATTTTACAATACTGTAAGCTGCACTGCAGAAAATCATTATGCAGCTCATGCTCCTTTCTGGGTCACGAAAAAGGGAAGACAATAAATTTTGGTGATGTGTGCTTGGAACTTAGTGAGACTTGTGTTCTGTTTGAGCAAACTCATTTCCATCAGGGGTAGGAGAGAGTACAATTCAAGAGGCATATGACTAACAGACTAGTTTCCAGGGACCATGGTGGACACAGCAGTTGTATGCcggtttgagtttgagttctATCCTTGTAGTCGATATGATTGCCTTGGGACAAGCAAGCAAATGCACTATCAGATGGTATATGACTAGCATAGGTTTACTTCTGACCAACTGCAGCAGCTTTTTCATAATTTGTCTTTCACCTTATCTAGGTTTGCAAAACCCCTGTTTTTTATGCATGTGGCTTTACCATGAGGCAATAGAGGGGGGCAGTCTCTAGATTGACCAGCAACATCATCatctttaatttcataaatatggAAAGCTCTATGGCTTCCCACCTCCTTTTTGACTTTTATGTACTAATGAAGCTTCTTTCATTCACAGCATTGCTTTGCATTTTCTTAACAAGGTCCACTTTTGCTCCTCCAATTTGCATGATGTTTTGTGTATGTAAAATGGATATACAGGTTGGCTAAGACGATTATTGTTCAATTTCAGGTTGCAACAGACGTCCTAAGGGGCAGTAACAATAAGTAGTTCCTATAAGAGCATGCAAAACACAGCTGACAGATGAGCCCACAAGGATAGATCAAACCATTCAAGTAACTATGAGACTTCCATGGAAGGAGATGCGAATTAGAAAGAGGTTGACTAGTTCTTCGAAGGTGAcgattcaaagaaaaaaaaaaaccagtctctattaagtaaaagaaaagaaaacttggtGGTAGTGGTAGAAATCTTGAAGACTAAGACCATAGCTTCCCTCTTAGAAACAACCAAAagcaaattcattatcttgTTCTCACATCTGAAGGGAAGGCCAGAGGCCAAGAACCGTGACCCCTCAATTCACCAATTGTTTATTTGTCCCTTTTTAAAGGGGGCGTCCCCAGGAATTGAACCTAGGACCAAACCTTAAGGTCTACCTAAATGTCAATCCTGGTACCATTTGAAATGAAGGAATTGAACATGTATAAAGCTgttttacatgttaaaaaacataatgactCGACTTGAATACACCTTGAATACCAAACTTGACCATGTAAAGCACCTTTATACGTGTTCAATTACTTCATCTTTCCTATGAAAAGTATGTTACATCATCTTTATGAATGTGCGCAAAGTAAACTATCTGACCCGACTTGATGGCTCCTCCCAGTCACCCACACCACCTTCAATGCATTTGTCACCTTCTCCATAACGCCATATTGTTCTTCATATCATAATCGTTTGAGGTAGTCCACTGATTCAATATATTGATAATCCTTCTAAGCTATTGGAGAGCTAAGGAAAACAAGAAGTTTACAGGACATGATAATTGATAGTAAAAATCTGATGAACCTAACCAGCTGATGAATCAAGTTCAACCAAAATGGATGGCAGTGTTACCCGTAAATTCATTTCACATAACAGGACACAGCTGTGGTTCTAGCATTTAGTTTTGCGCCAGAAGCGATTGAGCTCAGGTTGTTTTCATTAGAATCATCCAATTGGTGGTCGAGGAGATCATCTTCAATCAGTTCTGATTTGCTTACTAAAACGAATACATGCTACTGCAGACTTGATAAGCTTATCTCACTTTCTCGAACTTGAACCAGTAGCCTTGCCATAATGCTCCAAAGTGCACTCCTAGCTTCCGGATCATCCGATGCAAATGGGAATATATCAAGCAGCCCCTCTAGGAAAGGCAAATCTAGATGAATCCAAAGTGTCACCTCTAATGCTCATGGAAGTTTTAAGACCTAAAACCAAACAGCTGAAAAAGGTGGTATTATTTACCTTGTGATATCTCAGAAGCTAGATCAGCTGCATCAATCAGAATATTTGCAATTAAGACTGTAGTAGTAATGCAAGAATTGGCAACCTGTGCAATACCCACCATTAGTTTCTCACAATTGTCATCCTCATGGTTCCACCAATGGGACAGAATTATTACATAATGGTATGAATAAATGAGTGCATGTGTTTTAATTTTGTACTAACTGGTCAGCTAAAATATACCTCAATGTACTTTATCAGGGAGCCTAACCAGACCAGAAACCAGGCGAAAAACTTACTTATTTGAGCAGATTTCTTGTGAATAATCATCAAGAACTGAAAGAGCATCAATTGTCAAGAATGGAATACCTGAAACCATATAAAGATAGAAAATGAAAGGACATTTAGTGCCACTTATTTGTATAAGTTCTCTCACAAAATACATCAGATAAAAATCGGAAAAGCATACGGTCACATGCTGAAATCATTTAAGACTCTGTCcacaaaaaaccaaaacttGTATCTCATTCTACCATGGCAGAATGTTGTACAGTGAAGATAGCAATGTACACCTCCCCCCCAACCCCCCACTTAACCCCTTTAAGATTGGGTGGTGAATGTAAGGTGACAATTTTGACATGATAAGGTATAATCGTGTTTGGGGTTTGACCACTCAACCTGTTTAATCGGTATGTTTACTTATTTGTGCCAAACTGACCCATTTAGCTCTaagatgattattttttaacaataagCTTTTTCCTTCTCATTGGCTCCAAGTACTGCAAAATTCTCAAGACATTCTGAAGGAGAGTGCATGAATTTACTTCCCATGTTGATCATACCTATATTTGCTTCCGTTGGGACAAATAGATGATTTTCCCACCGAGTCTTTGGTATCTCCCTTCTGATATTCCTTCAATGATCACACCTCCTTAATGATTTTAATCAATAGGTGTATTCACTAATTTACATCCCAACATCACAATTTCATTTAACAAAACTAGGATAAATTACCTAGTCAcataaattccttttttttcacaATATCAACACAATGGtgagaaaatttccaaaatcttcaaattctttaGACTTTCCTTGAGAATTTCCATTTCTTCTATGTCATCTTGAGTGAAAATTACATTATCCAGAAAAACACTAAGAGTAAGAATCTACTTTTCCAATTAGTGCTTATGGGAAAGGGTATGATCTCCTTTACTTTAGTTATAGtcaattttttgagaaatttttttttgcatatctCTTAAATCATACCCCATAATATTGCTTCAAACCgcataatgatttttttcaacctaaaaaccTTTTTACTGTcgaattttctttcaaaataaggATGCAAATCCATAAGTACTTATTCTCAAATCCCATGTAGAAATGCATTTTCTTATATCAAATTACTGTAACGGTCAATTAAGATTAGTTGTTAAGGATAAAAAGACTCAAAGGGATTCATTTTTGTCACTAGTGCAAAAGTTAAGTCAATTTCATAGTTTGTGTGTATCCCCTGGCTCCTAAAGTAACTTTATACCTCTCAACTAAACtatcaattttatatttgatgatGAATACTTATTTGAATCCTATAACTTTTTCCTTAGGGTAGATCAACCATATCTCATATTTCATGCTTATATAatgcttgaaattttttgttagttattatttatttcttaaatttttcaactaaatagaaaaagttaaaatatttgactttttttaattataaaaataatggattggtttttctttatttatgaatacttaataaaaataaaatattaaaaaataaacaatttaataattaacactattaaatagtatttaattttaagttttatttgagattaaataaaaataaataaacaaataaataccaCGAGTcaactattttaacttaatacttaaagttatatttctactttaaattatgatattaagttattttaacaaacatacttaatttacttaataacttaaattaagtcatataatatttgttttttttactttaatataaataaaaattaatttatcttaattttaaatacaaattaattgtttttattattattattttatttatgttaactattaagtattaataagATGAGTGTCATATTGAAATTGTGCTTTGATTATTTCAAACAactatttttagtattaaacaaaaagataaatattttaacattttgtaaaaaaaattaaaaaataataataaataaacaaaaaaaaactaaaaacaaatcaCCTAAAAACTTAGCAAATTACAttcaaagttaaaaaacaaaagttattaatcattaaattgatttatgaaaTATCCAGAGAgagcaagaaaaataaaaatcacctctcaaaaatcacaaaaaaaaaatagaaaaatcaaacaataaaaataaataaataaataaaaaggggaaaaagcaAAACAAACTCGTGCCCACGTGCGATACGTTGGCGCCCATGTGTAACTTGCCGCCAAGATTAAATCTTTCCAAGATTAAGTCTAGCTGGAAACAAGAAATATCACAACGGATTTCTTTTTGGAAACTACCATAACTCGTGCCCACGTGCGATACGTTGGCGCCCATGTGTAACTTGCCGCCAAGATTAAATCTTTCCAAGAAATATGTTTCCAAGATTAAGTCTAGCTGGAATCAAGAAATATCACAACGGATTTCTTTTTGGAAACTACCGTTTCTAGCTTTTGGATATTTGAATGATATCCAAATCTTTCATCCCGCTGTCGCAACGGTAACTGTTTCAAACTATACTCTCCCCTTTTCTCCACAAACAAACATCAAACGATTCTCCCAGTTCGCTCCCTTCTCTTTGATTTCTTTCCAGATATCGCAGACAAGAAAAAGGATTAATTTGGGACTTACCTGTTCCCAATCTTGAAAATCACGAGCTGTggaaaacaaattgaagaatAGAAGACATCCTCTGGCAATTCTGCAACTATGTCTATGAAGAAAGAGGTGGTCATTCGGCATGTCTGGGCAGATAATTTACAAGCAGAGTTTGATCTTATTAGGCAAATCATTCCTCACTATCCTTTTGCTGCAATGGATACCGAGTTTCCTGGAGTGATCTTTCATCCAAATGTTGATAAAAGATTATATCCTCGTCTCCATCCTGTTCACAACTATCAACTCATGAAGGTGAATGTTGAAGCTTTGAATATTATTCAACTGGGGCTTGTGCTCTCTGATGCAGATGGGAATTTACCCGATTTTGGAAGCGATGTATGCTACATCTGGGAATTCAATTTTCGGGATTTTGATGTTGATAGAGACCGTTGCAATATGGATTCTATCGAACTCTTAAAGAATCAAGGAATAGACTTTCAGAAGAACAAGGAAAAGGGGATTCACTCTTGCCATTTTGCTATTCTGTTTTTAAATTCTGGACTAGTGTGCAATTACTCTCATGTAACTTGGATTACTTTCCATGGTGCCTATGATTTTGGTTTCCTGATGCGCATTTTGATTGGGAGAGAATTGCCAAGTGATATTGGCACCTTTATGAGAATGGTGAGATTTTACTTTGGTTGGAGGGTTTACGATGTCAAGTACATGGCAAGATTCTGCGATGGATTATATGGAGGTTTGGAGAAGGTGGCAAATACATTGAAGGTGGAGCGGGTGGCTGGGAAGAGCCATCAAGCCGGATCAGATAGTTTACTTACTCTGCAGACATTCATAAAGAtgacaaacatatttttcacaGGAAAGATAAAGCAATTGAACATGTATAAAGGTGTTTTACATGGTCTAGAGGTGATGTATTGAAGTTGTTCATAGCCGTGAGTTCCAGGTTCCCAAGAGTGTTGATCTTCCCCCTTTCCCAGATTGAGAGTCAATGTGATCTTCAAGTCATCAGGAATACAAACTCTTCTGTCATCCCCTATTTGAAGAATGACAGTATCCAGATCACTCAGCCTCATCTATTGGCAACCAAACTACAAAATGTTGCTTAATCAAGTGTATAGTGAAAGAtccaaatcatttttcttccttttcttggcAATCTTTGGTCAAATTTTTCTTTTGACAGTAATCCAATGTGGTATACTTAATACTCCTGTCTTCATCTTTACACTCTTATAAAATCACTGATATTGATCCATTGAATTTTTCAAACCTTACTTCTTGTCAACAACTTCAGTCTTATCATTTGTGTCCTATTTTGTAAACCATGAACTTTGCCTATGTCATGTTTAGCTCCTTGTTAAACTTCTCCTTGAGAGAGATAGTCTCAAGCCCTGTAGGTAGGTTCATCAGAGTGGAGACAATCAGTAGCACCCATCCTTGAAGCAGTTGAAGCCAGTTCTGGTTGATTTTAGGTTCTAGTAACAAGATGGGTTCAACTCAATAAGATAGACAACAGGCACACACTGACAGTTGATTGGGAGATCAGTGCCTCAAGTATAACTAACTGCACCCTGTCAAGCTTGGTATATGTTGAGCCCCACAAGGCTCATGTCTGATGCCTTATAATCAATATCCATTCTCTTAAAAGATTTTTATATGTGTTCCCTTGTATGtttgcctttttttctttccagtCTTTCTTCTCTCTAATTTAATCAGTCTAAAAAACCAAGAAGAGGGATATTACTTATAGCCATCTGCCAACCCAAGAGAGTTTTTTCATGCTACAACAGATGAGATGAAAACTGATCGAAGCCATACAAGATGAATGCAGAATGTGAGGTGAAAAACCCTCtaattcttataattttttttaaaaaaaaaattgtatcccATGTCCCACCTGTTATTAGCACTATAACAAGACCATTAGTTGAATCATTATTGCTGCAAGAGAatgacaaaaaattattttagcaCTAAGATTTTCAAAGGGTCTCCTTAGGAACATCTTGGGTCAATTTCTAGACTGGACAGCAACAGAATGAGGGGCTACAGACCGTCGCACATGAGTATCTATGCTGAGATGTAGAAAGAAGAGTTTGTTCCATGCTTTCCTGATAACCAGTAGTCCTAGTTTCTTGCAACACATTCCTCCAAGCAATTTATGAATGTCCATGAAGATTTGGGTGAGTCAAGTTCCAAACTTGAAGAAATTCTTATGTGcgtgatgatgatgatgcagGTATAGAGATGTTCGAATACAAGTGTACTACAGGTTGTATGAAGTGGGATTTGTCCATGGCTGATGCCAATTTATAGTCACACACGTTCATTTCATTTAGCTGAACTTATTTGAAGGAGGCAGATGATATGCTGTATTCTGTAATGAAACTATAATTTGAAAAACTATTCATTTGTTCATAAACTCTTCCATTGGGTGAAATGTCTCAAATTTCAATCAAATTACAAGGATTTGCTCTTCCCAATGTGAGAAGCCCAAGTGTCAATCCATGTCCTTCCATTTCCATGGAAGATATTAGATTggatatattttggttttttacatTCTAAGATagtataaaaaatactttcaaagaaaatgtcttcattttactttagaactttaaattttgtttggaaGAATTTCTTAAAGGGTAGTGTTTGAAggttaaaaaccatttttaatgaATGTCCCAAAAAAAGTCTTTGGTGCATAcccaaaataaaactaaattcacttttaatttttaaaaattttaaattttttttggataacacttgaattaaatttaattaatattatataaattgaatttataaaatttatattttaaaaacaaattatccaaacaagtttttttgttttttatttttttgaaagtgtttctaaaatcaacatttggaatacttaaagaaaattactaaaaaactaatttttattttttttaacttaaaaggcAATTTTTAACAAGAAGtgcaaaaaaattgtcaaatggatccttataaaattttaaatcatcattttttatattaaaaaataagtgaaataaatttaaaaataatatataaaaataatttattaatttaaatctattttccattttccttcccCTTTcctttcccttcattttttctcttaaattttttcatcacattttcctcatttttccctcaaattctttGAGAACCGAAGGAGGTCTAATTTTCTATTTGTATAAGATcattatgataaatatatatctCAATGATGATGGTTAAAAAGCTTAATGaaccaatttcatttttgttctatttttttatagttttgtaAACATTCAACACCTTCAAAtaagaaaacatttaaaaacatcatcaatttaaacaaacatacttaatttacttaataatttaaattaaatcatataatatttattgtttttacttaaatataaacaaaacttaatttaatttaattttagatataaattaatagtgataaatattaaattgtttgttttttattattttatttatattaactattaagtattaataggATCAGTGTTATATTAAGATTGTGCTTTGATTATTTCAAAAAgctatttttagtattaaacaaaaagctaaatattttaacattctatatttagtaaaaaaaataaataaacaaaaaaaaattaaaaacaaatcacCTAAAAACTAAGCAAATTACAttcaagttaaaaaacaaaagtcagtgatcattaaattgatttatgaaatatccggaaagagaaataaaaataaaaataacctctcaaaattcacaaaaaataaaaaaataaaaaaaatcaaacaataaaaaggggaaaaagcaAAAAAGCAAAACAAACTCGTGCCCACGTGCGATACGTTGGCGCCCATGTGTAACCGCCAAGATTATCTTTCCAAGATTAAGTATAGCTGGAACCAAGAAATGTCACAGAAAGATTTCTTTTTGGAAACTACCGTTTCTAGCTTTTGGATATTTGAATGATATCCCCATCTTTCATCCCGCTGTCGCAACGGTAACTGTTTCAAACTATACTCTCCCCTTTTCTCCAGTTCGCTCCCTTCTCTTTGATTTCTCTCCAGATATCGCAGACAAGAAAAAGGATTAATTTGGGACTTACCTGTTCCCAATCTTGAAAATCACGAGCTGTggaaaacaaattgaagaatAGAAGAAATCCTCTGGCAATTCTGCAACTATGTCTATGAAGAAAGAGGTGGTCATTCGGCAGGTCTGGGCCGATAATTTACAAGCAGAGTTTGATCTTATTAGGCAAATCATTCCTCACTATCCTTTTGCTGCAATGGATACCGAGTTTCCTGGAGTGATCTTTCATCCAAATATTGATAAAAGATTATATCCTCGTCTCCATCCTGTTCACAACTATCAACTCATGAAGGTGAATGTTGAAGCTTTGAATATCATTCAACTGGGGCTTGTGCTCTCTGATGCAGATGGGAATTTGCCCGATTTTGGAAGCGATGTATGCTACATCTGGGAATTCAATTTTCGGGATTTTGATGTTGATAGAGACCGTTGCAATATGGATTCTATTGAACTCTTAAAGAATCAAGGAATAGACTTTCAGAAGAACAAGGAAAAGGGGATTCACTCTTGCCATTTTGCTATTCTGTTTTTAAATTCTGGACTAGTGTGCAATTACTCTCATGTAACTTGGATTACTTTCCATGGTGCCTATGATTTTGGTTTCCTGATGCGCATTTTGATTGGGAGAGAATTGCCAAGTGATATTGGCACCTTTATGAGAATGGTGAGATTTTACTTTGGTTGGAGGGTTTACGATGTCAAGTACATGGCAAGATTCTGCGATGGATTATATGGAGGTTTGGAGAAGGTGGCAAATACATTGAAGGTGGAGCGGGTGGCTGGGAAGAGCCATCAAGCCGGATCAGATAGTTTACTTACTCTGCAGACATTCATAAAGAtgacaaacatatttttcacaGGAAAGATAAAGCAATTGAACATGTATAAAGGTGTTTTACATGGTCTAGAGGTGATGTATTGAAGTTGTTCATAGCCGTGAGTTCCAGGTTCCCAAGAGTGTTGATCTTCCCCCTTTCCCAGATTGAGAGTCAATGTGATCTTCAAGTCATCAGAAATACAAACTCTTCTGTCATCCCCTATTTGAAGAATGACAGTATCCAGATCACTCA
The sequence above is drawn from the Vitis riparia cultivar Riparia Gloire de Montpellier isolate 1030 chromosome 6, EGFV_Vit.rip_1.0, whole genome shotgun sequence genome and encodes:
- the LOC117916632 gene encoding recQ-mediated genome instability protein 2, whose amino-acid sequence is MDYSLAALKVMCGQLRKAKETTSQNAFTLGGVLFQRAWLQGVLVSVSDDAQGRFVLDDGTGVIHLSLSGDFLHRNWKIGMYVMVVGGYFVRSGEPPMIKVHKIVDLSPFPDRESMWYLEVIEAFKLFYQPLYEE
- the LOC117916874 gene encoding probable CCR4-associated factor 1 homolog 11; amino-acid sequence: MSMKKEVVIRHVWADNLQAEFDLIRQIIPHYPFAAMDTEFPGVIFHPNVDKRLYPRLHPVHNYQLMKVNVEALNIIQLGLVLSDADGNLPDFGSDVCYIWEFNFRDFDVDRDRCNMDSIELLKNQGIDFQKNKEKGIHSCHFAILFLNSGLVCNYSHVTWITFHGAYDFGFLMRILIGRELPSDIGTFMRMVRFYFGWRVYDVKYMARFCDGLYGGLEKVANTLKVERVAGKSHQAGSDSLLTLQTFIKMTNIFFTGKIKQLNMYKGVLHGLEVMY
- the LOC117916875 gene encoding probable CCR4-associated factor 1 homolog 11, giving the protein MSMKKEVVIRQVWADNLQAEFDLIRQIIPHYPFAAMDTEFPGVIFHPNIDKRLYPRLHPVHNYQLMKVNVEALNIIQLGLVLSDADGNLPDFGSDVCYIWEFNFRDFDVDRDRCNMDSIELLKNQGIDFQKNKEKGIHSCHFAILFLNSGLVCNYSHVTWITFHGAYDFGFLMRILIGRELPSDIGTFMRMVRFYFGWRVYDVKYMARFCDGLYGGLEKVANTLKVERVAGKSHQAGSDSLLTLQTFIKMTNIFFTGKIKQLNMYKGVLHGLEVMY